The following DNA comes from Mycobacteroides immunogenum.
GTACAAAAGCTTGCCGAGGCGGGGGTCGACCAGTCGTTGGTCATGCGGCATGAGCTGCCAGCGACATTGGCCGTTGCCGACATCGATGAAAACGGGACCGCCCAATATCAGTTCTATTGGCGGGGAACCGCCAATGATGTTGTGATCAAGTCACTTCCCGATCCGGTGGATGCTCCGGTGGCGATCTGGGCGGGTTCGATCGCCAGCGTGCTCTGGAGTGAACGTGACGAGGTGCGCGCATGGATCCTGCGGCATTACGCGGACATCCCGCTCACATTCGATGTGAACGTGCGGCCCACCCTCATCGCGGACCGGGAAACCTACGCCGAACGGCTCGTCCCGTGGTTGTCCATCGCGCAGGTGGCCCGGGCCAGCACCGACGACCTCGAGTACCTGTACCCGGGTGTGTCGGTACGGGACACCGTGGGCGGTTGGTTCGACGAGCACCCGCGCATCGAGATCGCGGTGATCACCTGCGGATCGGAGGGCTCGTTGGCGTTCCGGCGGGGCGAACCATCGCCGCTGCACGTCCCAGCCCACCCGGTGACCGTCGTCGACACCGTCGGTGCCGGCGACACCTACTCCGGCGCCTTCCTTGACGGGTTCTATCGGAGCCGGCTGGATCTGCCCGAGGCGTTGCACCGTGCGGCGGTGGCCGCGGCCATCACCTGCACCAGACACGGAGCACAGCCGCCCGATGCCGTGGAGCTGGCCAACGAGCTGCGCCGCACGCGGTCCTAGAGTTCAATACACAGGAATCGGAGGCCGAGGCGAGGGGGAGCGCATGCGTTCGATGGCGGGGGCCCTGCTGGTGGCGTTGGGCATCGTGGCCCCGGCCACGGCCGGCGCCGAACCCTCGCCCCACGTGCCGCCGTCGGCCATCGACCGCCTCATGCTCACCCAACGGGAAGCCGAGCGGGTGATGGGTGTTGGCCTGCCCAATACGCAACACCAGAGCGCCACTTTCGCCCTGGACACCGATAGGCCGGACTGTGGAAGTGTGGTGCTGGCCTCGGTGTCGAGCTACGACCGGGCGCCCTACACGGCCGCACACTCGCAGGCGCTTTGGGATCACCCGGGCTGGTTCACCTTGGTGGATCAGAGTGTGGCGGTCTTCAGCTCTGATGACGAGGCCCGCGACTTCGCGCGTAGCGAGGCCGATCGCTGGCGCAAGTGCGAGCACCAGACGGTCGATGTCTCCGAGCTGGCGATCGACGGCTCTACGCTGCAATCGACCGCGGACGTCCGAGACGTAACCCAGGTCGACAACGTGCTGGCCGTCGGCTATACCCGTAACGATTCGGCACACGCGTCGTGCCAGCATGTACTGCTCGGCGAACGCAATGTCGCCATCGATATCCGCACGTGTTCAACGGTTTCCAAGAGTGATGGGGAGCGTGCGTTCGAGTTGATGAAGATCGCCGGTCCGCGAGTATGGGAGGTATAGACCATGAGGATGTCGGTAGTGACGATCGTGCTATCGGGGGCATTGGCATTCGCGGCACCGGCCGCTGCCGAGCAGGGCTCGCCGATTCTGCCCGCCGCGATCGACGATTTGATGGTCACACCGGACGAGGCATCCT
Coding sequences within:
- a CDS encoding PfkB family carbohydrate kinase; the protein is MASGGSIVVCGETLVDLVPATGGLWRPVPGGGPYNTAIAAAKLGAPAALLTHVSRDAFGRQCVQKLAEAGVDQSLVMRHELPATLAVADIDENGTAQYQFYWRGTANDVVIKSLPDPVDAPVAIWAGSIASVLWSERDEVRAWILRHYADIPLTFDVNVRPTLIADRETYAERLVPWLSIAQVARASTDDLEYLYPGVSVRDTVGGWFDEHPRIEIAVITCGSEGSLAFRRGEPSPLHVPAHPVTVVDTVGAGDTYSGAFLDGFYRSRLDLPEALHRAAVAAAITCTRHGAQPPDAVELANELRRTRS
- a CDS encoding sensor domain-containing protein, with the translated sequence MRSMAGALLVALGIVAPATAGAEPSPHVPPSAIDRLMLTQREAERVMGVGLPNTQHQSATFALDTDRPDCGSVVLASVSSYDRAPYTAAHSQALWDHPGWFTLVDQSVAVFSSDDEARDFARSEADRWRKCEHQTVDVSELAIDGSTLQSTADVRDVTQVDNVLAVGYTRNDSAHASCQHVLLGERNVAIDIRTCSTVSKSDGERAFELMKIAGPRVWEV